Within Primulina tabacum isolate GXHZ01 chromosome 5, ASM2559414v2, whole genome shotgun sequence, the genomic segment TTTGGATACGGCCCATTCAGACCATGGATGTCTATTGCTCACTGGTAAGATTCAGTACTCATATCATTTTAGAGTTTCATTGTAAATGTTGTTTATGtgtttggtttcaaaaatgatcTTATAGGTTGACGTGGCACTTTGATCTGAAGAAGTTCAGATCTAATGAAGTTAACCGTGTGAAAATAAGCCTGACCTGTGTATTTGCTTTTATGGCTATTGGATGGCCGCTGATAATATACAAGACCGGAGTCATAGGCTGGGTCAAGTTCTGGTTGATGCCGTGGTTAGGCTATCACTTCTGGGTAATGCTTTTTTCTAACATCTTTCTTGATATTCTGCAAATGGTCCATTTCTTATGTTCTCAATATTAGGGAAGGCTTTTTGTAGGGTCGAGTGCCCACATCAAatggaaaattttgaaattttacatgcaatatttaaaaaatgcGAGTTTCACCTCCAAAATCATCCTTCGACCTTCCTTACCTCCTCTATCGATCTATCCAACCCCCTCTGAAAAAATGCAAGACATGGTGTTAAATTGAAActactttttaaaaaacttttgcCTTATTTACCGCGTTTGGATGGATTTTTCATAAACATCTCCTTTTTACCAAAATGGGAGAAAACAGAACCACGATCCTGACCTGATTTGTCAATCAACCTATCTTGCAGCTCGCCTCTCCTGTATCTCTCGTTCTGTAGGTTGGTTTTTGTATCTAAGTTCTTACTCAAAAGTTTTGAAATCTAACCCGAACTACCTGTTTGCATTTCACAGATGAGCACTTTCACAATGGTCCATCACACTGCGCCTCACATACCCTTCAAGTCCTCGAATGAGTGGAACGCTGCTCAGGCCCAGCTTAATGGAACTGTTCACTGCGATTACCCGAGTTGGTAAGAGTGCTACATTTCCTATCACCCTGAATCTAAAATGAATGAGATATAGAGGGAGAAGTTATTAATATCAAATCATTAACTAGTAGAAAAGAGAGAGAAATGTGGGTCAAAGATTTGGGACTAAACTTTAAGTTAAAGGTGCAATTCAATATCTTAAAATGTATGGTAGTCTCTTGATGAATCCATTTTTCTATGTGATAGGATTGAAATTCTTTGTCATGATATCAACGTACACATTCCTCATCACATTTCATCCAGAATACCTAGCTATAACTTGAGGGAAGCTCATAAATCGCTACAAGAAAACTGGGGGAAGGTATTATTATTACCATCCAAATTTCGATTAATTATGTTTGCTCATTTTCTATCAAGTTTTATTTCGAATGCTTAAACAGTACCTGAATGAGGCTACATGGAACTGGCGTTTGATGAAGACGCTTATGACCGTATGTCATGTTTACGACAAGGAACAAAACTACATCGCCTTCGACGAACTCGCTCCCGAGGACTCTCAACCAATCGCGTTCCTTAAAAAAGTAATGCCCAATTATGCGTGATGGCTGCACTGCGTTCTTGTTCGAATCTTGATTAATTGGTTGTCGAATTAGTTGTTACAGTCTCATATACAACAAGAAAGTTCATGTATTCTTACTCAATTTCTATAGAAAAATCAGGTATCTGAATATTGATAGAAAATACAAAGTTCTTGCCAGTGAAATTCGCTAGTCAAGTTCCTCTGGGCAATCTCTATGCTAGATGCGGCACTATAATTCTTTGCAGCAACAAACGAGGACAATCATAAATTCCCTTCTAATAATAATAACGTGATATTTTTGTGCTTCACTTGAAAGTTAAACCTTAATTCTCCCGTCGATGCATTGAACAACCCCATTCCTCCTCTGTCTCGGCCTAACCTCTCGCAGGCGCTAATCACAACATTCTTGGGatcgacccaaatcgcatcttCCACCCTTTGATAATCAAGACTAATAGGAGGGTGCTCCTCCAGCATCCAATCAATACACATGAACCATACTATCATGAGGCACACAGAAGCCATCACCTGTTCCGTCCCGTCCCCTGGAGCCCGCCCTACAATGAAACGAGTCAAATGGAGCCGATTCCCGTCAAATGGGCCCCACTTGGCAGTCATGACATGGTCCAAGAGGCCATGGGACAAGGCTTCACTGCGTACCAATTTCTCGGGAACATTTGAGGGTATGTGAAGCTCCCCTGGTCGGAGGAGATTAAGAAGGACCTCAACGCAATCCGAGTTTCGATCGATGAAAGGATGGAGCCGAAGATGGTTTGATGGAGAAGGGATGGATCGACTCCACAGTCAgcaaataatttatatattgtttccctttttttttattatcaacTTATCTCACCTAATGTACAAAAAGTACCAAGACAACTTTTTTATATACTAGAAAAATACACGTGTGTTGCACGTAAAAACCTAAACTGTTGAAAATATATGtacgaaattttgataatatttaaatgaattaaaacatgGCTAATAACATTTATCAACTGAAACAAACTAagccataaaaaataaaaaatcatgaccATAGACGGTATATGAATAAGAGAAATTATCTTATCCACTCGAAACACTTTCCAATATGCTTCTTGGTTGATTTTGAGAACTCAACAACTCTTTGTCGTAGTTTGTTATAATATGCATATAACTATTTTGGTATGCTCAGCAAGTATCTGATCGTCTTTaacatatattatgttatttacaATCCTTATCCGAGATCTGACATGCTCATTGTTTGCTTCTTTATCACGACATTTTTTCggttttctacattgtttttatcTGATAATCTTATTTTTCCGACTATCTTTTTTgttgttaaatgatttttcaGCTTTTGACAATCATCAACTATAAATCCTAAGAAAAAATGCTTTTACTCGCGATAAGTTTTCACTGTGACTAAAAGTATGTATAACTTatatattcttcaacaacaaAATCAATGAATGTTGTTGCACCTTCTTCAAATATTGTGATATTTAtgatatcatttttatatatttagtatcaatattataaacatatagctataaggttaataaatttttaacaacTATTTCTCAATCATTGTGAGAAAAATgcttgaaatctcttcaaatggctatattttaaaatggtgtcctCATTTAATTTGACGCAATTCAAGAAAGTCATATTGATCGTCATTTTTTGAAAGCTTTGAAATAATGATTGTGTGCATCATGTCATAAGGATGATATAGTTTCAATCTCATTTGTTGCGTTTAGAACATAATATTGTATTATTCGttgaaacaaaacaaattttcttctatcaagtttatattttgttttataatattttatatcttgtggaacgatatacaaaattaattattgtattttaaaaatcttgagaagagatacgaataatgtaattaagatatgcatatgagatatcattcaaatatatgtcAAAGTATTTGTCTTATTCAATATCACATCTAATAATATAACCATTTAGATTTCATGAGCATTTTATGAtagtcaaaattaatttgatgaaatattgtagaattttatttgaatttcaatagTTGGCTAAGTGAATTTATTTGACGAGGAGTTTTCTATGCTACCatcatatatgttatgaattaGCTTGTTAGACACTTTGACTAAAAAAAGAGACAAAAACAATCTCGTAGTCACATCGAAATATATCGAGATAATATTTGAGGAAATAAAGTGAAACTGGCTTAATGTctcaataaaatgcacaaaatttATCTATTATATTGTGTCAACAAAGCTTTAGAATTGTTCTCATACCATTATAAATAGAATGAGAATTATGCACAATTTGTTTTTTAtgtatttctttttctgaatgaataattttttctttttgaaaactaTTTTATTGAGAAATATTGACATTTTATATGACATCCATATGTCGCACAACCATGAAGtaacaacataatcaatatataaCACTTAACGTACACATACAAttcttcaatttcttcttcattgtgcttcgtttaaatttaaatctgaaTCATTCTTGATCTTAATATTTCGctttaaatatgatttaatatatatgtatatgtttcatgttacttagttggacttaatttaaaatatctataaaaaaatGTGCTTGAATTATATCATACAGAAATTAGGACATAGTATATAGGAccgcgcttgccgctttacctaAATCTATAgatagtagtaatggtgcaactcaaatattttaaaccgcacagcagctcaagcaccacggttcggccgctctaccaagcagggacaattattgcacccgacaatatccctcccaataattgcactccttgcaatcaatgggaatcgaacccgtgaccttgactctgataccaattgtagggccgagcgcttgccgctttaccaaagctatagctagtagtaatggtgcaactcaaatcttttaaaccgcacagcagctcaagcaccacggttcgacggctctaccaagcagggacaattattgcacccaacatagtAATACccaacattattttttttatttaacatgtCTTTTTTTTTCATCCACTATGTTTGTCTTaacttttttgttcaaaatttgacgCATTTCGTATACTATATGTATGAAAAACcaagaaattatataatttacaGAAACCATTTATTATTCTCTTCGTATAACAGAAGACCCAAAATACGTGGCTTTGATTGCTATACTTTCAtacttatttttatataaacaacAAGACAcatcatataatatcagaaaaatcaattacCGCCAACAATACTAACCAAAacgaataaaaaaatcataacacaaACAACctcgataaaaaaaaatgataactcaaagtttaaaaataatttatttagtacaaTAACAAAGAAATTGAAGTATATACGAGCAATAAAAAGCATAAATCACtctcaaattaaatattaactcaTATTATTCATAATTTGTATAAATTttccaatatttttttcaaataaagagaAGACACCTTATTAATGTCGTCGTTTTATAGATATTCATTACACTTCtttaaaaaaacacaaatgAAAAATGGTGCCTTGAAATCATAATAAAACCATTTAGAAAAGCAGCcgtaaaaatataattcaaagtcacacaatttttcttaaaccatagaaaaatattatactattgacaaaatatatatagcaaCAACAAAGCATGCGTTAACTtgtgatataattaaaatttagaatcatgcataatcattgaattagaacaaaatcgcatgccaaaaatctactggatattatatattttaataatttatcctTATTTGTCGTTCATCATAGGACTCTTAGACCTACCAAATTTTGTAGTTCAActattattttcataataaataatattacaaaaataatataagcaagaaaataaaaactcaaattaaaatGCCTTCTATCAATCtaagtaaaaaaaattgattagaaaatataataatgtcgtaaaaaaattaaatattgatttatagacagaagTTTGAAAATACATTTGcctcaataaataaaaaatattatctcttgATATTCAGAGACATAAAGTAAAaacgaagaaatatttcaatttttttaatattttgtaagtCACTTCAAACTAAGTAATCTAAGCAAACAGAAAACATGCAAtatgtgtttaaaaattaacaaaatatctcaacaataaaaaattgaaaaataaccatttttgttggatatttgattttgtttctcttttctttgtgcaaacaaacaaatcacataaacaatccaaacacaattacatgatcaatacaaatgacatataacaatcAAACATGTTAACGCTAGGGTAAAAAAACTTCTCTCATTGCAAGAACAAAAAATGATCAAATGGagcatattatttagtaatatttatttagcagtATTTATAAAAAAACTGACTAAATAACTTAAAAACAGTGTTTGAAATCACTTACAGACAAACATTTCTCTCAATCACATATCTCTATTGACACATAAAGagtctgaaaatatttttattctaaaTGGGAGAAAGAAATTTTGTATGacattaatatttattaataatttatttttattcagtctGACTGATCTCCATTTgtcttaatattattatttgacgacaatatataaatttaagtaattaaaattaaatttaaaagtaaagtaaaataataattagtttgattgagttaaatacactattaatgatcttattaaactaagataaaaaatgacttaaataacatcattaacatgacaaattttaaaacaaaaaataataataatataatagtaagatcacaaatgaaagtcatatatttaatagattaattaatagataatatattatttagtaatatgtatttagcatcatatattgaaaattgattaaataacttaaatgtttGCAATGAAATCACTTACATATAAACATTTTCTCTCAATCACGTATTTTTGTTGATACATAAGTAATCTATATATATCTACCTTCTAAATgggaaaaaaatgttttatatgactttaatatttattaataatttaattttatttaatcacaCTCATCTCTATTCGTTTTCCCATTATTACCTTAATGTTCGTAATATtaacaatttatttaaattt encodes:
- the LOC142547855 gene encoding omega-6 fatty acid desaturase, chloroplastic-like; the protein is MAIFVQWENLPQRETAQKLCLIPFTRCKIVKARAISVAPSPTDSDSTEHRQQLSQNYGFRQIGEPLPDNVTIKDIMDTIPRKVFEIDDIKALKSVLISVTSYALGIWMIAKAPWYLLPLSWAWTGTAITGFFVIGHDCAHKSFSRNKLLEDVVGTLALMPLIYPYEPWRFKHDRHHAKTNMLLQDTAWHPLKRENLESSPALRKAIIFGYGPFRPWMSIAHWLTWHFDLKKFRSNEVNRVKISLTCVFAFMAIGWPLIIYKTGVIGWVKFWLMPWLGYHFWMSTFTMVHHTAPHIPFKSSNEWNAAQAQLNGTVHCDYPSWIEILCHDINVHIPHHISSRIPSYNLREAHKSLQENWGKYLNEATWNWRLMKTLMTVCHVYDKEQNYIAFDELAPEDSQPIAFLKKVMPNYA